TAAAGTGCGGCTTGAACAGCGGCGCTTTATCCAGCACCGCTTCGGTGCGTCCCTTCAGGGTAAAGAACAGCGGCATTTTGTCGGTGCCGAGCTTGTCGATCATCAGGAAGGTGTCTTTACCGTAGCGTTCGGCGATGTCGTAAATATCGCGGTGCATATATTCGCCCGCCACCGGCAGATGGGCGAAGTTCGCCAGAATGTGGCGGCGGATCTCCGTTAATACGGCGGTCTGGTTGGTGCCGATATAGAATACTTGTTGCTGTTTTTCCGCCGGGAAAGTATCCAGACGTACAGCAAAAACCGCGAGTTTGCCCGCACAGCCGGAAGATTCAAACAGCCGATCCGGATCGGCGTTGTAGCGCGCCGGAGTATCGGCTTCGACGTCGCGCACGCGGGTGATGTAATCATGATCGTGACCGTGACGCTGATCGTGGCGCACGTTATCCGCTTTGATGCGCTCGTCATCCAGCGCGCTGAGGATCTGCTCCGGCGTTTCGCCCAAATCAATGCCCAGATGGTTAACTAACTGCAATTTGCCCTGCTCATCGATACGGGCGAACAGCGACATCTCGGTATAGGCCGGGCCGCGCTGCACCAGTGAACCACCGGAGTTATTGCAGATCCCGCCAATCACCGAGGCGCCAATGCAGGAGGAGCCAATCACCGAGTGCGGCTCGCGGCCCAGCGGTTTAAGCGCCTTTTCCAGCGAGTAGAGCGTGGTGCCAGGATACGCCAGCACCTGCTCGCCGTTATCCAGCAGGTGCAGCTTGTCGAGCCGCAGGGTACTGATAATCACGATATCGCGATCATAATCATTGCCGCTGGGCGTTGAGCCTTCGGTCAGGCCAGTATTCGCCGCCTGCATCAGGATGATTTTGTCGGCGTTGACGCAGGCATGCAGCACGCGCCATAGCTCCACTAACGTTCCGGGAAACACCACCGCCAGCGCATCGCCGTGGCCGGAGCGAAAGCCTTTACGGTAGCGGGCGGTTTTAGCGGGATCGGTCAACAGGTGAGATGCGCCGACCAGCCGTTTCAGTTCGTGTAAAAAAGTGCGGTTCTCGTTTGAAGTTGCGAATGACATATTCCACTCCTTGTGGTGAGTCAGCATTTTTGTGCCTGTAATAGTAGTCCTGCTAAACCTGACGGGGGAGTGAATTCGCAGAAAAATCAGAGCCCAACTCTGCAAGACATGCCAGGATTATGGCACACTGCGTTTTTTTCGCGGTCCGTTCCGCGGTTATGGGTGAAATACAAGAGAGTAAATACGACATGAAATGGCTATGTTCTGTAGGTGTCGCTGTGAGCCTCGCGCTGCAACCCGCGCTGGCTGAGGAGTTGATTGGCAACCATCCGCTGACGCCTGAAGCAAGGGATGCATTTGTCACTGAGTTGCTCAAAAAGATGACAGTTGATGAAAAAATTGGCCAGTTGCGTCTTATCAGTGTTGGCCCGGATAACCCGAAGGAAGCTATCCGCGAGATGATTAAAAAGAGCCAAGTGGGGGCGATTTTTAACACCGTTACCCGCCCGGATATCCGCGCGATGCAGGATCAGGCGATGCAGCTTAGCCGCCTGAAAATTCCTCTCTTTTTCGCTTATGATGTGGTTCACGGCCAGCGTACCGTCTTCCCGATTAGCCTTGGCCTGGCCTCCAGTTTTAACCTTGACGCGGTGCGCACTGTAGGGCGCATTTCTGCTTATGAAGCCGCCGATGACGGCCTGAATATGACCTGGGCACCCATGGTGGATGTTTCCCGCGATCCGCGCTGGGGCCGCGTGTCGGAAGGGTTTGGTGAAGACACCTTCCTGACTTCTGAAATGGGGCGCACGATGGTCGAAGCGATGCAGGGCAAAAGCCCGGCGGATCGCTACTCAGTGATGACCAGCGTTAAACACTTTGCCGCGTATGGCGCGGTGGAAGGCGGTAAAGAGTACAACACCGTCGATATGAGCCCGCAGCGTCTGTTTAACGACTATATGCCGCCGTATAAAGCGGCGCTCGATGCCGGTAGCGGCGGCGTGATGGTGGCGCTTAACTCGCTGAACGGCACGCCCGCTTCGTCGGATTCCTGGCTGTTAAAAGATCTGCTGCGCGATCAGTGGCACTTCAAAGGCATCACCATTTCCGATCACGGTGCGATCAAGGAACTTATCAAACACGGCACGGCTGCCGATCCGGAAGATGCGGTGCGTGTGGCGCTGAAGTCCGGCATCAACATGAGCATGAGCGACGAGTACTACAGCAAGTATCTGCCGGGGCTGGTGAAATCCGGCAAGGTGACGATGGAGGAGCTGGACGATGCCACGCGTCATGTGCTGAACGTGAAGTACGACATGGGCTTGTTTAACGATCCGTACAGCCATCTCGGCCCGAAAGAGAGCGATCCGCAAGATACCAATGCGGAAAGCCGTCTGCATCGCAAAGAAGCGCGTCAAGTGGCGCGCGAAAGTATGGTGCTGCTGAAAAACCGCCTTGAAACCCTGCCGCTGAAAAAAACCGACACCGTGGCGGTGGTTGGGCCGCTGGCCGACAGCAAGCGTGACTCAATGGGAAGCTGGTCTGCGGCGGGTGTGGCCGATCAGTCTGTTACCGTGCTGACCGGCATCCGCAATGCGCTGGCCGGTAAAGGCAACGTGCTGTACGCCAAAGGGGCGAACATCACCAACGACAAAGACATCGTTAACTTCCTCAATCTGTATGAACCGGCGGTGGTGGTCGATCCGCGTTCGCCGCAAGAGATGATTGATGAAGCGGTGGCGGCGGCGAAGAAATCCGACGTGGTGGTAGCTGTGGTGGGTGAAGCGCAGGGGATGGCGCACGAAGCGTCCAGCCGTACTGACATCACTATTCCGCAAAGCCAGCGCGATCTGATTGCCGCGCTGAAAGCGACCGGTAAACCGCTGGTGCTGGTGCTGATGAATGGTCGCCCGCTGGCGCTGGTGAAAGAGGATCAGCAGGCTGATGCGATCCTCGAAACCTGGTTCGCCGGGACGGAAGGCGGTAACGCCATCGCCGATATTCTGTTTGGCGATTACAACCCGTCCGGCAAGTTGCCGATGTCCTTCCCGCGCTCGGTGGGGCAGATCCCGGTTTACTACAGCCATTTGAATACCGGCCGTCCGTACAATGCCGACAAGCCGAACAAATACACTTCCCGTTACTTTGATGAAGCGAACGGGCCGCTCTATCCGTTCGGTTACGGCCTTAGCTACACCACTTTCAAAGTCTCTGAGGTGAAAATGTCCGCGCCGTCGATGACGAGTACTGGCAAAGTGACCGCCAGCGTGGAGGTGACCAACACCGGTAAGCGCGCGGGTGAAACGGTGATCCAGATGTATTTGCAGGATGTCACCGCGTCGATGAGCCGTCCGGTGAAACAGCTGCGCGGCTTTGACAAGGTGAACCTGCAACCGGGCGAAACCAAAACCGTCAGCTTCCCGATCGATGTGAATGCGCTGAAATTCTGGAACCAGCAGATGAAATATGCTGCGGAGCCGGGCAAATTCAACGTCTTTATCGGTGTTGATTCCGCACGCGTCAATCAGGGCGAGTTCGAACTGCGCTAATCCTTCCCAGGCCGGGCAACCGGCCTGATTTTTTCCGCTATACCTTATTCCTTTATCGTTTAGGGCTTTCACGCGACAAAGCCGCTATTTTTCGGCTACGCTTTTTTCTCAAGCTGCTGAAAAAGGCGGTAAAAAATGAGGGAAGTACAATGACAATCACCCATAAGATTGCGTGCTCACTGCTGCTGGTGGCTGCCACGAGCCTGCCGTTGCAGGCAGCGGAACCGGTAAAAGTGGGATCCAAAATTGATACCGAAGGGGCGCTGCTGGGCAATATCATCTTGCAGGTTCTGGAAAGCCATGGCGTAAAAACAGTCAATAAAGTGCAGCTTGGCACCACGCCGGTGGTGCGCGGGGCGATTACCTCCGGCGAGCTGGATATCTACCCCGAATACACCGGTAACGGCGCATTTTTCTTTAAAGATGAAAGCGATCCCGCATGGAAAAACGCGCAGCAGGGCTACGAGAAAGTGAAAAAACTCGATGCCGAACAGAATAAGCTGGTCTGGCTGACGCCCGCACCGGCGAATAACACGTGGACGATTGCCGTGCGTCAGGATCTGGCGCAGAAAAATAAGCTCACATCCTTAGCCGATCTGAGCCGTTATCTGAAAGAGGGCGGTGAATTCAAACTGGCGGCATCGGCGGAGTTTATCGAACGCACCGATGCGTTACCGGCCTTTGAGAAAGCGTACGACTTTACACTGAAACAGGATCAACTGCTGTCGCTGGCTGGCGGCGATACGGCGGTGACCATTAAAGCTGCCGCGCAGCAAACTTCCGGCGTGAATGCGGCGATGGCTTACGGTACGGATGGCCCGGTTGCGGCGTTGGGGCTGCAAACACTGAGCGATCCGAAAGGCGTGCAACCGATCTATGCGCCCACGCCGGTAGTGCGTGAAGCGGTGTTAAAAGCGTATCCGCAACTGGATGCGTGGCTGAAACCGGTCTTCGCCAGCCTGGATGAAAAAACGCTGCAAAAACTGAACGCCAGCATTGCCGTTGAAGGGCTGGATGCGAAAAAAGTGGCAGCCGATTACCTGAAAGAAAAAGGGCTGGTGAAATAAGCGCTGTTATGGAGGATTCGCGACGTTGCCATAATCGTGTGCTGCTGCTGTTGATGGTCGTCGGGCTGCTGGCAGCCTGGCTACCGTTTGTTAACTATGCGCCAAACCGGCTGGTCTCAGGCGAAAGTCGTGTGTTGTGGCAGCTGTTTCCGGCGTTCTGGCTGCTGGCGCCCTGTCTGCTGCTGATACTCAGTTTTGTGCCAGGGCGCGGGGCGCAAATCGGTACGCTGCTGCTGGCCGAAGCGCTGTTTTGCCTTTTGGTATGGAGCGCGGGCAGGGCGGCGACGGAACTGGCGCAGTCGGGCAGCGCGCTGGCGCGAACCTCGCCGGGAAGCGGGTTGTGGCTGTGGCTGGCGTTGGCGCTGCTGGCCTGTAGCGACGCCATTCGCCGCCTTGCCAGCCATCCGGTCTGGCGCTGGCTGCTCAATGCGCAAATCTGGTGTCTGCCGCTGTTCTTACTGCTCAGCGGCGAGCTGGACGATCTCTCATTGCTGCATGAATACCGCAACCGCCAGGAAGTGTTTAATGATGCGCTGGCGCAGCATCTGACGCTGCTTTTCGGTACGCTCATCCCCGCGCTGGGGGTGGGATTTGCCATCGGTTTATGGTGCTACCGCCATCCGACACGCCAGGGGCCGGTTTTCACGGTGCTCAATATCATCCAGACCATTCCTTCTGTCGGGCTGTTCGGCCTGCTGATTGCGCCGTTGGCCGGGCTGGTGCTGCACTTCCCGGTTCTGAGCCGTTTCGGCATTGCCGGAACCGGCATGACGCCCGCGCTGATTGCCCTTATTTTGTATGCCTTGTTGCCGCTGGTGCGCGGCGTGGTCGCCGGGCTTAACCAGGTGCCGCAGGAGGTGCTGGAGAGTGCCGAGGCGATGGGCATGAGCGCGCGCCAGCGTTTCTGGCAGGTACGCATTCCGCTGGCGCTGCCGCTGCTGCTACGCAGTTTGCGCGTTGTGGCGGTGCAGACGGTCGGCATGGCGGTGATCGCGGCGCTGATCGGCGCAGGCGGCTTCGGTTCGTTGGTCTTCCAGGGGCTACTGAGCAGCGCGCTGGATTTAGTGCTGCTTGGTGTGATCCCGGTTATTGCGCTGGCCGTTGTCGTGGATGCGCTGTTTGGTTTAAGCCTCGCGCTGCTGAAGGTAAAACAACATGATTGAATTTAAAAATGTCAGCAAAACCTTTGCCGGACAGCAGGCCGTCAGCCATCTCGATCTGCATGTCAAAACGGGAGCTTTTTCGGTACTGATTGGCACCTCAGGTTCCGGAAAATCGACCACGCTGAAGATGATCAACCGGCTGATCGAGCATGATGAAGGCGCGATTTATTTTGCCGGTGAGGATATTCGCCAGCTTCCGGTGCTGGAGCTGCGCCGCCGCATGGGGTATGCCATACAGTCGATTGGGTTGTTCCCGCACTGGACGGTGGCGCAGAACATCGCCACCGTGCTGCAACTGCAAAAGTGGTCGCGCGGCCAGCGCGAGGCACGGGTGGATGAACTGATGGCGCTGCTGGGGCTGGATGTTTCCCTGCGCGACCGTTTCCCGCATCAGCTTTCCGGCGGGCAACAGCAGCGGGTCGGAGTGGCTCGCGCGCTGGCGGCCGATCCGGAAGTGCTGTTGATGGATGAACCTTTCGGTGCGCTGGATCCGGTCACCCGCGCGGCATTGCAGCAGGAGATGGTGCGCATTCACCGCCTGCTTGGGCGCACCATTGTACTGGTGACGCACGATATTGATGAGGCGCTACAGCTGGCAGATCACCTGGTGTTGATGGATAAGGGCAAAGTGGTGCAGCAGGGGACACCGCTGGCGCTGCTGACCGCGCCGCACAACGATTTTGTCCGTGAATTTTTCGGTCGTAGCGAGCTGGGCGTGCGTCTGTTGTCGCTGCGCCAGGTGAAAGGCTATCTGCGCCGTGAACCGGTTTATGAGGGAGAACCGCTGCGGGCGGAGATGACGCTGCGCGAAGCGTTGTCGGCGTTTGTCGCCCAACAGTGCGAGATCCTGCCGGTGCATGATGACAGCGGCCAGCCCTGCGGCAGTCTGCATTTCCGTGATTTATTGCGCGTGGAGGCCAGTGGTGAGGCTTCTGCGTGATCCCCTGTTATGGTTGATCGCGCTGTTTGTGGCGCTATTGCTGTGGCTGCCGCACAGCGCTGCGTTATTCAGCACACTGTTTCCGCAACTGCCGCGCCCGGTCTATCTGCAGGAGAGCTTTGTGTCGCTGGCCGCAGCGCATTTTGCGCTGGTGGGCATTTCCAGCGCGATTGCCATTGTGCTGGGTATCGGTGTTGGCATTGTGGTGACCCGCCCGGCCGGGCGTGAGTTTCGTCCGCTGGCGGAAACCATCGCCGCCGTCGGGCAAACTTTTCCGCCGGTGGCGGTGCTGGCGATTGCCGTGCCGGTCATGGGGTTTGGTAAAGAGCCGGCGGTGATTGCGCTGGTATTGTACGGTATTTTGCCGATTTTACAGGGAACGCTGGCCGGGATCGCCGCCGTGCCAGAGAGCGTACAAAGCGTGGCGCAGGGCATGGGAATGAGCGCGTGGCAGCGGTTGGTGAAAGTGGAGCTGCCGCTGGCGGCGCCGGTGATCATTGCCGGTGTGCGCACCTCGGTGATCATCAATATCGGCACGGCGGCGATTGCCTCAACGGTGGGCGCGAGCACGCTCGGTACGCCGATTATCATCGGGCTGAGCGGTTTTAATACGGCTTATGTTATTCAGGGAGCAATTCTGGTGGCGCTGGCCGCGATTATTGTCGACCAGGCATTTGAGCGGTTGACGCGCTGGCTTAGCCAGCACCGCCACGCACAATAAACGAATAACCTGCGAGCATCACGCCGCTGATGCCGCCGATGGCCATCAGCAGAAAAACCGCGATGACGATAATTTTACCAGCCTTCATATGTCGTTCCTTTTGTTAAGGCAAGTAGTATAAAGGGAGCCGGGTTGTTGATAAAACATTAAATACCGAGAAGCGCAACGCGGTGGCCGTTTTCCTGCCATGTCAGCAACTGATGCAGTTGCGCTGTTGTCGGGCTTTCTCCGCACCACACCAGCAGCGTCTGGCCGTCGAACATCTCCGGGCGCAGATGGGTTAACGAATGTGCCAGCACATCTACCCGCCATCCTTGCTGGCTTGCTATCCAGCCTTCCAGCCATAAACGGGGGGTGTCGTGAATATTCCAGCCGATCACCAGCGCGTCCTGGCCGCTCTTTTTGCGCGCCAGCGCCAGAGAGCCGGAAAT
Above is a genomic segment from Kosakonia radicincitans DSM 16656 containing:
- the dld gene encoding D-lactate dehydrogenase, producing the protein MSFATSNENRTFLHELKRLVGASHLLTDPAKTARYRKGFRSGHGDALAVVFPGTLVELWRVLHACVNADKIILMQAANTGLTEGSTPSGNDYDRDIVIISTLRLDKLHLLDNGEQVLAYPGTTLYSLEKALKPLGREPHSVIGSSCIGASVIGGICNNSGGSLVQRGPAYTEMSLFARIDEQGKLQLVNHLGIDLGETPEQILSALDDERIKADNVRHDQRHGHDHDYITRVRDVEADTPARYNADPDRLFESSGCAGKLAVFAVRLDTFPAEKQQQVFYIGTNQTAVLTEIRRHILANFAHLPVAGEYMHRDIYDIAERYGKDTFLMIDKLGTDKMPLFFTLKGRTEAVLDKAPLFKPHFIDRSLQKISAVFPSHLPPRMKTWRDKYEHHLLLKMSGDGIAEAQNWLTDYFASAEGDFFVCTPEEGSKAFLHRFAAAGAAIRYQAVHADEVEDILALDIALRRNDTEWFEHLPPEIDNQLVHKLYYGHFMCHVFHQDYIVKKGVDAHALKEQMLELLRQRGAQYPAEHNVGHLYEAAETLKQFYRENDPTNSMNPGIGKTTKRKFWQEELTTDNHADVVIK
- the bglX gene encoding beta-glucosidase BglX; the protein is MKWLCSVGVAVSLALQPALAEELIGNHPLTPEARDAFVTELLKKMTVDEKIGQLRLISVGPDNPKEAIREMIKKSQVGAIFNTVTRPDIRAMQDQAMQLSRLKIPLFFAYDVVHGQRTVFPISLGLASSFNLDAVRTVGRISAYEAADDGLNMTWAPMVDVSRDPRWGRVSEGFGEDTFLTSEMGRTMVEAMQGKSPADRYSVMTSVKHFAAYGAVEGGKEYNTVDMSPQRLFNDYMPPYKAALDAGSGGVMVALNSLNGTPASSDSWLLKDLLRDQWHFKGITISDHGAIKELIKHGTAADPEDAVRVALKSGINMSMSDEYYSKYLPGLVKSGKVTMEELDDATRHVLNVKYDMGLFNDPYSHLGPKESDPQDTNAESRLHRKEARQVARESMVLLKNRLETLPLKKTDTVAVVGPLADSKRDSMGSWSAAGVADQSVTVLTGIRNALAGKGNVLYAKGANITNDKDIVNFLNLYEPAVVVDPRSPQEMIDEAVAAAKKSDVVVAVVGEAQGMAHEASSRTDITIPQSQRDLIAALKATGKPLVLVLMNGRPLALVKEDQQADAILETWFAGTEGGNAIADILFGDYNPSGKLPMSFPRSVGQIPVYYSHLNTGRPYNADKPNKYTSRYFDEANGPLYPFGYGLSYTTFKVSEVKMSAPSMTSTGKVTASVEVTNTGKRAGETVIQMYLQDVTASMSRPVKQLRGFDKVNLQPGETKTVSFPIDVNALKFWNQQMKYAAEPGKFNVFIGVDSARVNQGEFELR
- the osmF gene encoding glycine betaine ABC transporter substrate-binding protein OsmF; amino-acid sequence: MTITHKIACSLLLVAATSLPLQAAEPVKVGSKIDTEGALLGNIILQVLESHGVKTVNKVQLGTTPVVRGAITSGELDIYPEYTGNGAFFFKDESDPAWKNAQQGYEKVKKLDAEQNKLVWLTPAPANNTWTIAVRQDLAQKNKLTSLADLSRYLKEGGEFKLAASAEFIERTDALPAFEKAYDFTLKQDQLLSLAGGDTAVTIKAAAQQTSGVNAAMAYGTDGPVAALGLQTLSDPKGVQPIYAPTPVVREAVLKAYPQLDAWLKPVFASLDEKTLQKLNASIAVEGLDAKKVAADYLKEKGLVK
- a CDS encoding ABC transporter permease, producing MEDSRRCHNRVLLLLMVVGLLAAWLPFVNYAPNRLVSGESRVLWQLFPAFWLLAPCLLLILSFVPGRGAQIGTLLLAEALFCLLVWSAGRAATELAQSGSALARTSPGSGLWLWLALALLACSDAIRRLASHPVWRWLLNAQIWCLPLFLLLSGELDDLSLLHEYRNRQEVFNDALAQHLTLLFGTLIPALGVGFAIGLWCYRHPTRQGPVFTVLNIIQTIPSVGLFGLLIAPLAGLVLHFPVLSRFGIAGTGMTPALIALILYALLPLVRGVVAGLNQVPQEVLESAEAMGMSARQRFWQVRIPLALPLLLRSLRVVAVQTVGMAVIAALIGAGGFGSLVFQGLLSSALDLVLLGVIPVIALAVVVDALFGLSLALLKVKQHD
- a CDS encoding ABC transporter ATP-binding protein, which codes for MIEFKNVSKTFAGQQAVSHLDLHVKTGAFSVLIGTSGSGKSTTLKMINRLIEHDEGAIYFAGEDIRQLPVLELRRRMGYAIQSIGLFPHWTVAQNIATVLQLQKWSRGQREARVDELMALLGLDVSLRDRFPHQLSGGQQQRVGVARALAADPEVLLMDEPFGALDPVTRAALQQEMVRIHRLLGRTIVLVTHDIDEALQLADHLVLMDKGKVVQQGTPLALLTAPHNDFVREFFGRSELGVRLLSLRQVKGYLRREPVYEGEPLRAEMTLREALSAFVAQQCEILPVHDDSGQPCGSLHFRDLLRVEASGEASA
- a CDS encoding ABC transporter permease — protein: MRLLRDPLLWLIALFVALLLWLPHSAALFSTLFPQLPRPVYLQESFVSLAAAHFALVGISSAIAIVLGIGVGIVVTRPAGREFRPLAETIAAVGQTFPPVAVLAIAVPVMGFGKEPAVIALVLYGILPILQGTLAGIAAVPESVQSVAQGMGMSAWQRLVKVELPLAAPVIIAGVRTSVIINIGTAAIASTVGASTLGTPIIIGLSGFNTAYVIQGAILVALAAIIVDQAFERLTRWLSQHRHAQ
- a CDS encoding protein YohO — translated: MKAGKIIVIAVFLLMAIGGISGVMLAGYSFIVRGGAG